The following are from one region of the Candidatus Zixiibacteriota bacterium genome:
- a CDS encoding CpsD/CapB family tyrosine-protein kinase produces MASNGRGNGNIIENFSGESATGTEFRRLLHNMLNHKSLPEDGKTFLITSSTTGEGKTTISSNLAITAAQYKLKKTLLIDADLRRPTVHRLFGFDRSPGLSDILENGLKVEDTFRPTNLENLWVMASGSPFPNPTGLFDTPRIPEVIAATKFYFDLIIIDCAPIIPVSDPLILGRDVDGLLMVVKAGETPKEVCKRACDLVLEAGANLLGVALNNVKEALPYYFNYRYYGYHYASKK; encoded by the coding sequence ATGGCGTCGAATGGACGTGGTAATGGTAATATCATAGAGAATTTCTCAGGTGAATCGGCTACGGGTACCGAATTCCGTCGTCTGCTTCACAATATGCTGAATCACAAATCTCTCCCGGAAGATGGCAAAACGTTTCTAATAACGTCCTCCACTACCGGTGAAGGCAAGACGACCATATCATCCAATCTTGCCATAACTGCTGCGCAGTACAAGCTCAAGAAGACACTTCTCATAGATGCCGATCTACGACGTCCGACTGTGCACAGGTTGTTCGGGTTTGATCGTTCCCCGGGGCTGAGCGATATCCTTGAGAATGGACTCAAAGTCGAAGATACGTTCAGACCTACCAATCTCGAGAATCTATGGGTGATGGCATCCGGCAGCCCGTTTCCGAATCCTACTGGTCTATTTGATACGCCGAGGATTCCGGAAGTCATTGCAGCCACGAAGTTTTACTTCGATTTGATCATTATCGATTGCGCGCCTATAATCCCTGTCTCCGATCCGCTAATCCTGGGTAGAGACGTGGACGGGTTGCTCATGGTTGTTAAGGCGGGTGAGACTCCCAAGGAAGTCTGCAAGCGTGCCTGCGATCTTGTGCTTGAGGCGGGTGCGAATCTTCTCGGTGTAGCTCTCAACAATGTCAAAGAAGCCTTGCCTTATTACTTCAACTACCGTTATTACGGGTATCATTACGCCTCCAAGAAGTAA
- a CDS encoding DUF3473 domain-containing protein, giving the protein MLNALTVDVEDWFHVQAFAHIFPSSEWDQQRARIIRNVIRTLEILREYDTKATFFILGWVAEKFPEIVGLIHDSDHELASHSQFHRLVYNLSAEEFKSDLMQSILQIERAADVTIKGYRAPSFSIRPDQSWVWDVMSECGIEYDSSIFPVRHDTYGTPSAPRFAYGIKLDNEKTILEIPPSTVRIFGTNVPVGGGGYLRMFPYWFIRKSIRRINSEGQPAVMYFHPWELDADQERVNAGLRSRMRHYTNLKAFEGKLRRLLADFRFSTISDVFIRAADGAAV; this is encoded by the coding sequence ATGTTAAATGCTTTGACTGTTGATGTCGAGGACTGGTTTCATGTTCAGGCTTTCGCTCACATTTTCCCAAGCAGTGAATGGGACCAGCAGCGAGCACGGATCATCAGGAATGTAATCCGTACGCTGGAGATTCTGAGAGAGTACGACACGAAAGCCACCTTTTTCATTCTTGGCTGGGTAGCGGAGAAATTTCCGGAGATAGTCGGACTGATCCATGACAGCGACCACGAACTGGCATCACATAGTCAGTTTCACAGGCTTGTCTATAATCTCAGCGCGGAAGAATTCAAGAGTGATCTCATGCAGTCTATTCTGCAGATCGAACGTGCGGCTGATGTAACGATCAAGGGGTATCGTGCTCCGAGTTTTTCGATTCGTCCTGATCAAAGCTGGGTATGGGACGTGATGTCTGAGTGCGGAATTGAATACGATTCATCCATCTTCCCTGTCAGGCACGACACATACGGGACCCCTTCGGCACCGAGATTCGCCTATGGCATCAAACTCGACAATGAAAAGACCATTCTTGAGATTCCCCCATCGACTGTGCGCATATTCGGAACAAATGTGCCCGTCGGAGGAGGAGGATACCTGAGGATGTTTCCATACTGGTTCATCAGAAAGTCCATTCGCCGGATCAACTCCGAGGGGCAACCGGCAGTGATGTACTTTCATCCATGGGAGCTTGATGCTGATCAGGAGCGCGTGAACGCAGGACTTAGAAGCAGGATGCGGCACTATACTAATCTGAAAGCGTTCGAAGGGAAGCTGAGACGCCTTTTGGCTGACTTCAGATTCTCTACGATTAGCGATGTCTTCATCCGGGCAGCCGACGGTGCGGCAGTCTGA